A single Xenopus laevis strain J_2021 chromosome 3S, Xenopus_laevis_v10.1, whole genome shotgun sequence DNA region contains:
- the XB5738351.S gene encoding cocaine- and amphetamine-regulated transcript protein codes for MDSKIVLFKLLCASLLIACLCNAQSSREVSEEDFDGNKSPSSSERELVEAMEELLGKFQDRHPTYQKKAQIPLCDIGERCAVKQGPRIGKLCDCSRGSSCNSFLLKCI; via the exons ATGGACAGCAAGATTGTCCTCTTCAAGCTGCTCTGTGCCAGTCTGCTTATTGCCTGCCTGTGCAATGCCCAGTCCTCCAGGGAAGTGTCTGAAGAAGACTTTGATGGCAACAAATCACCCTCTTCTTCTGAAAGAGAGTTG GTTGAAGCAATGGAGGAGCTCTTGGGAAAATTTCAGGACAGGCATCCGACCTATCAAAAGAAAGCTCAGATACCACTG TGTGACATTGGCGAGAGATGTGCAGTGAAACAAGGACCTAGAATTGGCAAACTCTGTGACTGCTCCCGTGGATCATCTTGCAACTCTTTCCTGCTGAAGTGCATATGA